aggatgttaatcaagttcaaacaatgattaaacttgattgttgttaccaccttggtcatcatatctgcgggattatctgttgtcggaatcttctcaagtagaatttttcctttttcaaagacttcccgcacaaagtgatatcttacgtcgatatgcttggttcttgaatgatagacttgatttttcgctaaatgaatagcgctttgactgtcacaatatagactaatgtgactttgaacaactcccaaatctttcaataatccattaagccaaatagcctccttaacagcttctgtaactgccatatattctgcctctgtagtagacacagctactgtagactgtaaggtagacttccaactcactggggctttcgcaagagtaaacagataccccgtagttgaacgacgtttatctaaatcaccagcaaagtcagaatcaacatatccaactacaaactgaccaagtgcttcatcctgttcaaaaattaaaccaacatctacggtttttcgaagataccgtagaatccatttcacagcttgccaatgtccttttccaggatcatgcatatacctgctcacaactccaacagcttgtgaaatgtcaggcctcgtacacaccatcgcatacatcaaactcccaactgcattagcatatgggacttttgccatatattctctttcttcttcagttttcggagataattgagcactaagtttcaaatgagaagcaagtggggtacttacatgttttgtgttttcatttacaccaaaacattgtaatacctttttcagatattgcttctgatttaaacagagcttgcctctcggtctatctctacttatctccatgccgagaatcttcttggcctcacctagatctttcatctcgaactcttgattcaactgagccttcagcttatctatctcattttggctcttcgaagcgattaacatatcatcaacatacaagagtagataaatgaaagatccgtcatgcagcttctgcaaatatacacaattgtcatatttgcttcttgtgtacttctgccttctcataaagctatcaaatcgcttgtaccactgcctcggggattgcttcaatccatatagcgatttgttaagcttacaaacccaatttctaccaccagcatctgtgtatccttctggctgagtcatatagatctcctcttctaactcaccatgcaagaaagctgtcttaacatcaagttgagctagctccaaattcaactgtgctaccaaggccaacaaaattctaatggaggaatgcttcacaacaggggaaaatacatcattgtagtcaattccctccttctgagcgtagcctttagctaccaatcttgccttgtagcgaatatccttcttgctaggagatccatctttctttgcgaatacccacttgcatccgattgcccttttacctttcggtaattgcgccaactctcaagtattgttcttccggagagactgcatttcttcatccatggcgcttttccatttatcactttctaagctttgcattgcttcttgataagtgataggaatatcatcaacaacgggaagggcgtaggccaccatatcagtaaatcgagcaggtttacgaatttctctccgtggccttgcaactgcaactggttctggtgtacttagtggttcttgggtcagaacctcttcaacctctaattcctccattgtggctggagaattagacttattaactgggcaaatccccacctgctcaaactccacctgttttggagtacactccacctgctgtggagtattgctcgtctgaatatctttatctgctacctttttcaatgtggcagattcatcaaaggtaacatctctgctacagatcattttctttgtgcttaagcacgaaagacgaaatcccttcactccagaagtgattcccataaagagagctttctttgccctcggatctaactttgactccttcacatggtaatatgcagtggttccaaacacatgtaaggaatcataatctgtagccggttttccagaccatacctccataggagtttttctttctaatgcagatgatggcaaacgattaacaagatggccagcgtatgtcacagcctcagcccaaaattgcttgcccaacccagcattggacaacatacatcgaactttctccagcaatgttcgattcatacgctctgccactccattctgttgtggtgtatccctaactgtgaagtgtcgagcaataccatactcttggcacacatcgaagaacggatcacttttatattcccctccattgtccgtcctaagccgccttattttcttgccagtctggttttcgatcatagttttccatttaagaaaaactccaagcacttcatctttagttttcatggtatacacccaaactcttctggaaaagtcatcaacaaaagtaacaaagtagtgttttcctcccaacgaaggtgttttggaaggcccccacacatctgagtaaatatattccaaaataccttttgtattatggatagcagtgccgaatttcactctcttttgctttcccagaacacagtgctcacaaaattttaatttgcaagcctttgcacctttcaacaatccttgctttgccagaatttgcaaggatttttcgctggcatgtcccaacttcatatgccacaactgcattgagtccaattctttgttaccggaagctgcagcgactgctccaataactgtactaccttggtagtaatacaagttatttttcctgatgcccttcaatatcacaagtgcgccagatgtcactttcaaaaccccatctctcatagtaacaactgaaccattggattccaaggctcccaatgagatgagatttttcttcaaactgggcacgtaccgaacatcagtcagaactctggttgatccatctttattctttaattggattgaacctatcccaacagttttacaggcattgtcattgcccatataaacaactcctccatttagttctactaaatcagagaaccactcccggttaggggacatatgaaaggtacaacccgaatccaatatccactcatctgaatggaacgacgatgatgatgcaaccagtgatagttcagagtcactagtatcatgctttgcaacacaagcatctacagcagcttttcccttattcttcagctttggacaatttttcttccagtggcctttctcatgacaaaaggcacattcatctttcccgagtctggactttgactttgatctccacttttgagttttcttccgagtgtatgaacgacctcggactactaaagcttctgtatctctgattgagtttttctgtttgtccttctttctctgttcataactgtataaggccgcacagacttcgctcagagatatatcactcctgccatgaagtagagtagtttctaggaactcaaactcctcaggaagtgaccccaacagcatcaaagccaaatcttcatctttgaatgtctcatccatattcagcaaatcagtgactaactgattaaatttggtgatgtgatcattcattgtggtacttgggacgtatgtgaatcgaaacagtcttttcttcaagtggagcttattttgactgtttttcttcaaaaatttttcttcaagtgccacccacaacttatttgcagaagtctcctttgaaaaagcatacctctgctctcgagaaaggcatgatcgaattgtgccacatgccaaccgattgatcgccttccaatctttctcctgtacatcatctggtttctcttcatcaatggcaatgtctagaccctgctgaaaaagggcatctagaacctcactttgccacataccaaaatggcccgtgccatcaaagatctccacggccaatcttgcatttgcaattgtcggtcttgtccacatggacgatgttgaagctcctacaccgaccgttttctccataatctttcaatatacctaagaaaatcttttctgatgtggaagatcagtttaaactgcaaccacagagcatactacgattaaccttcggctcttgataccacttgttgttccaatagggtcggaagcgtgtaaattattgtactaaaaaatcacacaaagttcaatttccaggaaagagaggtggatcacatggatctcttaaataccaagtctttccttagacagaatatcccttctatagtaatttaatagcacaattaaatactactattataccctcaaatattgaaagaaaaataggacaagaaagaacacaagagttttaacgaggttcggtaaattatacctacgtcctcgggcactaacaccagatgataactttactatctccaaagtattacaaacaaatagaattccttaagaattctcaaatgggagaagagagaaaactaagagagaaagattggttgggatggttgaaatgagaaatggttaggcctatttatagttgaagtccagggactaacttgcaaatggcctaaaaaattagggaccaaaattgcaattatccctttcaactttaaacaacttgccaattattttttttctttcggtgccaattgcacctcccaccatttttgacttttcaacccctttttaatttaacttatcaacaaTGCCGTGGAATGCAAGTACCAGCAAAGCAATTATAAAAGCAGTGTGAGAAATCACTAGGCAAATGCTGCCAATCTGTTTGGAGATTCTCTTGAATTTTGCTTGCCGTTTTAGCTTTTCGCGTCTGGATGTTAACTTGTGGAACAAATCCAGGTTACTTTCATGAAAATCCCGGAGCTGAACTGGACTAATGATCGAAAATGGATTTTTAAGCAAGGCAAATCCCGCTAGCTCCTTGAATATGACGATGCATTTGTCATCTGAAAATTCTTGATCAATCCGCTTGCTTATCTTTATTACCCTTCTAATTTTCCGATAATAAACGCGGGCCTGATGGATGCTTCGTAGGAGTGATTCACATAAATTACTACCTTCTAAACCAACTTCGAAATAGTCTAGAAGAAGGTGATGAAAATTCAAGCTCTCGATCTTGTCTAACGTTTCTTGCTTTGGTTGAAGAAGGTACTGGGAAAGATTTATACGGTGATTAGGGATCGAAGATGATGGAGAAAGTCTATCAAAGCTAGTATTTTCCAACTGGCCGTGAACTTCTGTCCACGTTTCTAGATAAGACTTTGTTCTAAAAACTTCCTTGTACTCTTCATTGACGTTTGCCTTCTCTTCCAAGTAACTTCCACCGCCACGCTCCGTCTTTGATCTGCCTGAGATAACATACAATACCCAGAAATCCAATTAAGTTTTCATCTCCTAGAATATATCTTGAGAGCTAAAACAACATGTGAAAACATATAAAAGAAGagcaaaaaaattagaaaaagggaGAGAACCCTTTTTCAATATTTGTTTTCCAGATTTGATCTCAAATTGCATTCATGTTAATGCATATGATCAGAAAGAAAATATAGATATAGATCAACTGATCCTACGATTTTCAAATGGAATTGAACACTGACCTGATTTTAGCTTCGTCTGAATCATATTTTTCCCTCGGGACATATTCTGGAACATCAAGCGGCTTTCAACGTAAAACTTTCTCGCCAAAACAGTGCTTTCAATGCATTAGGTTGTGATTGGTTGCTTTAGCCGATATACAGAGTTTGATGGCTTGAAGGGAGCAAAaagtaaagaagaaaaagaacacaGAAGCTAAGGTTGCAGTTTAAACAGAGGCAGAAATAGTTATATATATAGCTTTTGTTGCACGATAACGTCCCTCGCACGGATGTTTTATACATATAACGTGTTTCTGGAAACTTTATTTTGAAGATGGCGAGCATTATTTGATTATTGTTTCAAGCTGAAGGTTTCTAGAATTTTAACAAGTGTAATTTTTAAAACCACTAATcattaattccaaaatacaaaaAGATTACGAAGAGGTATTGATGATATCATTAGCTGTACATATACATCAGAAAGTGATCCATGCAAAGGCATCGAAACAAATAAACATAAATGACATTATTTAAAAGTACGTCCTTCGAAAGTTCATATTTGTTGTGACAAGTGACAACAAATTTTGACTTTTGTTTTTCTCTCTCCCGTTGAAGCATTCATTTTCTACCTCTTACTGAGGGTTGATCGTTATCCAAGCCTTTCCCCTACCTGAAATCAATGATCATTCTGGTATGTAA
The sequence above is drawn from the Gossypium hirsutum isolate 1008001.06 chromosome A05, Gossypium_hirsutum_v2.1, whole genome shotgun sequence genome and encodes:
- the LOC107961301 gene encoding UPF0496 protein At1g20180, whose translation is MFQNMSRGKNMIQTKLKSGRSKTERGGGSYLEEKANVNEEYKEVFRTKSYLETWTEVHGQLENTSFDRLSPSSSIPNHRINLSQYLLQPKQETLDKIESLNFHHLLLDYFEVGLEGSNLCESLLRSIHQARVYYRKIRRVIKISKRIDQEFSDDKCIVIFKELAGFALLKNPFSIISPVQLRDFHESNLDLFHKLTSRREKLKRQAKFKRISKQIGSICLVISHTAFIIALLVLAFHGMIGIIAAPGLAACFFGMRLKKKKKKSRSQSNYQQGPERLSAQLDISAKGVYILMNDFDTISRLVWRLHDEIEHRKAIADMCIRNGKMEVLKEVVRELCMHDSSFLEQLKELEEHTKLCFHTINRSRKLVIQEIVDAQPLY